One genomic segment of Saccharomyces kudriavzevii IFO 1802 strain IFO1802 genome assembly, chromosome: 8 includes these proteins:
- the SKDI08G0010 gene encoding SRP1/TIP1 family protein: protein MVKLTSIAAGVAALAAGASATTTLAQSDERVNLVELGVYVSDIRAHLAQYYLFQAAHPTETYPVEVAQAVFNYGDFTTMLTGIAPDQVTRMITGVPWYSTRLRPAISSALSKDGIYTIAK, encoded by the coding sequence atggtcaaattaacttcaatcgctgctggtgtcgccgCTCTAGCTGCAGGTGCCtctgccaccaccaccctagctcaatccgacgaaagagtcaacttggttgaattgggtgtctacgtttctgatatcagagctcacttggcccaatactacttgttccaagccgCCCACCCAACTGAAACCTACCCAGTTGAAGTTGCTCAAGCTGTCTTCAACTATGGTGACTTCACCACGATGTTGACCGGTATTGCTCCAGACCAAGTgaccagaatgatcactGGTGTCCCATGGTACTCCACCAGATTGAGACCAGCCATCTCTAGTGCTTTGTCTAAGGATGGTATTTACACCATTGCTAAATAG
- the SKDI08G0020 gene encoding uncharacterized protein translates to MRDTKAGYEKVIGSLFFGSLESQKTVLAKNIFRNRFTWSCYEIFKSLAFRIWLLSWLPLTVWWKISSNWIYPYLVTAFMFLGPVLSPLTPMTFHEHALSKQFTQFSKEIIKSSPGIHVDDWEATAANFNSFMHENRLWNTEYFFFDGLSCQEAFRTTILEPFSSGKDDDAILKAFGNSLPFVEEAIKVYYRKLDRQWNLMNCEGFSWNIEQENIKLPKRPYLSKLISVLKMTTIKNPRFLVFAIAYLICFFCIPRLMLPHFLFFGAVSSCLMIEYMALFDNSRFQSLKVEHKMRYLSDIISEHKKSNVSAWDNIAKSMNVYLFEQKARSSEDFFLNATDCEHFFRRFFCTSSVPKQFASINSSIVELRPYIKEVQSACCDEQLL, encoded by the coding sequence ATGAGAGATACCAAAGCTGGATACGAGAAGGTTATAGGTTCGTTATTCTTTGGCTCTCTAGAATCCCAAAAGACTGTCTTGGCtaaaaacattttcagaaataGGTTCACTTGGTCTTGCTATGAGATTTTCAAGTCCCTTGCCTTTCGTATCTGGTTACTATCGTGGTTGCCACTTACAGTATGGTGGAAAATCTCCAGTAATTGGATTTATCCATACCTAGTTACTGCGTTTATGTTTCTAGGGCCAGTGCTCTCACCTCTCACTCCAATGACATTTCATGAACATGCTTTGTCGAAGCAGTTTACCCAATTTTCTAAAGAAATCATTAAGAGTAGTCCAGGTATACATGTCGATGATTGGGAAGCTACTGCAGcaaatttcaattctttcatgCATGAAAATAGACTTTGGAATACTGaatactttttctttgatggtTTGAGCTGCCAAGAAGCATTCAGAACAACCATTCTAGAGCCGTTTTCTTCAGGAAAGGACGATGATGCAATACTCAAGGCATTCGGGAATTCATTACCTTTTGTCGAAGAGGCTATAAAGGTTTATTATAGAAAATTAGATAGACAATggaatttgatgaattgtGAAGGATTTTCATGGAATATTGAGCAAGAAAACATAAAACTCCCTAAACGGCCCTATCTTTCCAAGCTTATCtcagttttgaaaatgacaacCATAAAAAACCCTCGCTTCCTAGTATTCGCCATCGCTTATTTGATctgttttttctgtatACCGAGGTTAATGTTACCTcatttcttatttttcgGTGCAGTTTCCTCCTGTCTGATGATTGAGTACATGGCACTGTTTGACAATTCAAGATTCCAATCATTGAAAGTGGAACACAAAATGCGGTATTTATCGGACATTATAAGTGAGCATAAGAAGTCTAATGTCAGTGCTTGGGATAACATTGCGAAGAGCATGAATGTGTACTTGTTTGAGCAGAAAGCTCGGAGCTCTGaggacttttttttgaatgccACCGATTGTGAGCATTTCTTCAGGCGGTTCTTCTGCACTTCATCAGTACCCAAACAATTTGCGTCGATCAATTCATCAATTGTCGAACTGCGGCCATATATCAAGGAAGTACAGTCAGCTTGCTGTGATGAGCAGCTGTTATGA
- the ARN1 gene encoding siderophore transporter (similar to Saccharomyces cerevisiae ARN1 (YHL040C)) codes for MVSVGPHDNIGSEKKHVPLDIEQELNPEAHTDSHSSSYARDDTLPQMSGKYDALRQNRSLIIKQTEIIGTAYNKWYLQAILLFSAFVCGYGYGLDGNIRYIYTGYATSSYSKHSLLSTINVINAVVSAASQIIYARLSDVFGRLYLFISAVILYVVGTIIQSQAYDVQRYAAGAIFYNAGYVGVILILLIILSDFSSLKWRLLYQFAPTWPFIINTWIAGNITSRANPVVNWSWDVGMWAFIFPLSCIPIVLCMLHMQWRAGKTPEWQELKGQKSYYQEHGLMKILEQLFWKLDVIGVLLMGCSLGCILVPLTLAGGVKTTWNDSRLIGPFVLGFVLIPILWVWEYSYARDPILPYKLVKDRGVWSSMGISFLIDFIYYMAADYLYTVMIVAVNESIKSATRISTLSSFVSVVASPFFGLLMTRCTRLKPFIMSGCSLWMLAMGLLYRFRGGSESHSGIIGALCVWGVGTTLFTYPVTVSVQSAVSHENLATVTALNYTMYRIGSAVGSAVSGAIWTQTLYKQILKRMGDVALAASAYDSPYVFIETYTWGTPQRVALMGAYKYVQRLETIVALVFCVPLIALSLCLRDPRLTDTVAVENIKDGEYVDTKDSDPILEWFEKIPSKFTSKQD; via the coding sequence ATGGTATCTGTTGGCCCTCACGATAACATTGGTTCGGAAAAGAAGCATGTCCCACTGGACATAGAACAGGAATTGAATCCTGAAGCTCATACAGATTCTCACTCCAGCTCATATGCCCGCGACGATACTCTCCCCCAAATGTCTGGAAAATATGATGCTTTGAGGCAGAACAGAAGCTTGATCATCAAGCAGACCGAAATTATTGGCACTGCCTACAACAAATGGTACTTACAAGCGATTTTGCTATTCAGTGCCTTTGTGTGCGGCTACGGCTATGGACTGGACGGTAACATCCGTTATATATACACCGGTTACGCTACCTCTTCCTACAGTAAACATTCCCTGTTGTCTACTATTAACGTCATCAATGCAGTGGTCAGTGCCGCCTCACAAATTATCTACGCCAGGTTGTCCGATGTATTTGGTAGGCTATACCTTTTCATCAGTGCTGTTATTTTATATGTCGTTGGTACTATCATCCAATCCCAGGCTTATGATGTTCAGAGATACGCTGCGGGTGCCATTTTCTACAATGCCGGCTATGTGGGTGTCATCttgattcttttgattattCTGTCCGACttttcatctttgaaaTGGAGACTGCTCTATCAATTTGCCCCCACTTGGCCCTTCATCATTAACACTTGGATTGCTGGTAACATTACTTCTAGGGCTAACCCTGTCGTGAACTGGTCTTGGGATGTCGGGATGTGGGCCTTCATCTTCCCTCTGTCGTGCATCCCAATCGTGTTATGCATGTTACACATGCAGTGGAGGGCCGGCAAGACTCCTGAATGGCAGGAATTGAAAGGACAAAAATCATACTATCAAGAACACGGCCTCATGAAAATTCTAGAACAGTTGTTCTGGAAGTTGGATGTCATTGGCGTCCTCTTGATGGGCTGTTCTCTGGGCTGTATCTTGGTCCCGTTGACTTTGGCCGGTGGTGTCAAAACCACTTGGAATGATTCGAGGTTGATCGGTCCCTTTGTTCTTGGCTTTGTATTGATTCCGATCTTATGGGTCTGGGAATATAGCTATGCTAGAGATCCAATTCTTCCATATAAGCTGGTCAAAGATAGGGGCGTCTGGTCTTCAATGGGAATATCTTTCCTGATTGATTTCATTTACTATATGGCTGCTGACTATTTGTATACGGTGATGATTGTTGCTGTCAATGAATCTATCAAATCAGCTACCAGAATCTCCACATTATCTTCCTTTGTCTCTGTTGTGGCTTCtccattttttggtttATTGATGACAAGATGTACCAGGTTGAAACCGTTTATCATGTCCGGCTGTTCACTATGGATGTTAGCCATGGGTCTATTGTACCGTTTCAGAGGTGGCAGTGAATCGCATTCAGGTATCATTGGTGCATTATGTGTTTGGGGTGTGGGTACTACATTATTCACCTACCCAGTTACCGTCTCTGTGCAATCTGCTGTGTCGCACGAAAACTTGGCCACAGTCACTGCTCTAAACTATACCATGTATAGAATCGGATCTGCTGTTGGTTCTGCTGTTTCTGGTGCCATCTGGACCCAGACTTTGTACAAACAAATTTTAAAGCGAATGGGTGATGTGGCTTTAGCCGCGTCTGCTTATGATTCCCCGTatgttttcattgaaaCGTATACTTGGGGCACTCCACAAAGAGTTGCTCTGATGGGTGCTTATAAATATGTTCAGAGACTGGAAACCATTGTCGCTTTAGTATTCTGCGTGCCATTGATTGCACTCTCCTTATGCTTAAGAGATCCCAGGCTAACCGATACAGTTGCTGTAGAAAACATTAAAGACGGCGAATATGTCGACACCAAGGACAGCGACCCCATCTTGGAGTGGTTCGAAAAAATCCCATCGAAGTTTACTTCCAAACAGGATTAA
- the EFM1 gene encoding protein-lysine N-methyltransferase (similar to Saccharomyces cerevisiae EFM1 (YHL039W); ancestral locus Anc_4.1): MVAQIDLQNCLEWAQNNGAFIDPKISFKITQEAGVSAFVNENFSPRPDQALVRVPEVLLITSQQALSEFPQAVSEKNLLSSVTQLYLSKLKFGPDAVHLKSFYKPYLDVLPLNLPQPYFWCTDEVVNLHGTDVYLTMRDTLNKLAEEWRQLFQALSIEHAAQDKQFLSLFQGSGKSAVVPLEQFCAHINLHKPEASEWNSFAAYLWSHCIFNSRAFPRIILNRADTDSTNLNEGFLYPIVDFLNHKNDVPVKWVMNEDNELCFMSQSATFSAQEELFNNYGNISNEKCLLNYGFWDSSNKYDFSRLTLKLPSALPKSIPVDFNKSGNSVNDDGNTTILQFNLKPSEPIPSTLLALFTYLSKLKCEEAPTVRSALQGVDQLSSVVSQRQLFYKNFKLKTSSNQNLRPHIIKLIKLYYQDNKKILNSTIEKLSVLQKRIFNANKEFSLSFKTIFKNEKTFANSLLLIFGAIKYEDLITKDCVNDALLLWIVKSVNDKTSKQDSFIKQTFKEVSDSIVIEKEDVTQFLSFYKKYFPNLSEKIPEIYNVGDWGIRQFIVADTVIDRLVWIRKSSNEPIFLMKRAYEVQI; the protein is encoded by the coding sequence ATGGTTGCTCAAATTGATTTACAAAACTGCCTCGAATGGGCTCAAAATAATGGGGCCTTCATTGATCCGAAGATTTCCTTCAAGATCACACAAGAGGCTGGTGTTAGTGCTTTTGTGAACGAGAATTTTTCTCCCAGACCTGACCAAGCTTTGGTCAGGGTACCCGAAGTCTTGCTCATTACTTCTCAGCAAGCATTGTCAGAATTCCCCCAGGCTGTCAGTGAAAAGAATCTTTTAAGTTCTGTCACCCAGTTGTATTTGTCGAAGTTGAAATTCGGTCCCGATGCTGTTCACCTGAAGTCGTTTTATAAGCCATATTTGGATGTGCTACCCCTAAATCTCCCACAGCCATATTTTTGGTGCACCGATGAAGTCGTAAACCTGCATGGTACAGACGTGTATTTGACCATGAGAGATACCTTGAACAAGCTAGCAGAGGAGTGGAGGCAGCTTTTTCAGGCCCTGTCCATTGAACACGCTGCGCAAGACAAGCAGTTCTTATCTCTTTTCCAGGGCAGTGGCAAGTCTGCTGTAGTGCCATTGGAACAGTTTTGCGCACACATCAATTTGCATAAACCAGAAGCTTCAGAATGGAATTCGTTTGCAGCGTACCTTTGGTCTCACTGCATCTTTAATTCAAGGGCATTTCCTCGCATTATCTTGAATAGGGCCGACACGGACAGTACTAATCTAAACGAGGGGTTTTTGTACCCGATAGTAGACTTTCTAAATCACAAAAACGACGTACCAGTGAAATGGGTGATGAATGAAGACAATGAACTCTGTTTTATGTCACAATCTGCCACATTTAGTGCGCAGGAAGAACTTTTTAACAATTATGGCAATATCTCCAACGAAAAATGTTTGTTGAACTACGGGTTTTGGGACTCGTCCAATAAGTATGATTTTTCCAGATTAACTTTAAAGCTTCCCTCTGCCCTACCTAAAAGTATCCCGGTAGATTTTAATAAATCAGGTAATTCTGTTAATGACGATGGGAACACTACTATCCTGCAGTTTAATTTGAAGCCATCTGAACCGATACCTTCGACTTTACTAGCACTATTTACCTACCTAAGCAAATTGAAATGTGAAGAGGCTCCCACCGTAAGGAGTGCATTGCAGGGTGTTGACCAACTTTCTTCTGTGGTGTCCCAGAGGCAACTGTTTTATAAGAATTTTAAACTCAAAACCTCCTCCAATCAAAATTTACGCCCTcatatcatcaaattaATCAAATTATACTATCaagacaataaaaaaattctgaaTTCCACCATCGAAAAATTGTCCGTTTTGCAGAAGAGGATATTTAACGCCAACAAGGAGTTCTCTCTGTCATTCAAgacaattttcaagaatgaaaaaacttTTGCTAATTCTCTGTTATTGATATTTGGTGCCATAAAATACGAAGACCTAATTACCAAGGACTGTGTCAATGACGCGTTGTTGCTCTGGATAGTCAAATCGGTTAACGATAAAACCAGTAAGCAGGATAGTTTTATAAAACAAACGTTCAAAGAAGTTAGTGATTCAATcgttattgaaaaagaagacgTTACGCAGTTCCTATCATTCTATAAGAAGTATTTCCCCAACTTATCGGAAAAAATACCAGAAATCTACAACGTCGGCGATTGGGGGATAAGACAGTTCATTGTGGCAGATACCGTCATCGATAGATTGGTTTGGATTAGGAAGTCGAGTAATGAACCTATCtttttaatgaaaagaGCCTACGAAGTGCAGATTTAA
- the CBP2 gene encoding Cbp2p (similar to Saccharomyces cerevisiae CBP2 (YHL038C); ancestral locus Anc_4.4), whose amino-acid sequence MVNWQTLFMVSLRRQGSSSRYKYKFNMEDITHRVFPRCKQAFKKTNLKYEYCDIGGSLYNISLMSLQKLLLRDINAADGNAFKIVRTDLVEKKSNNRIQHWEQIAPMFDHPLSLYEISLSEMNKEEFRPSFEWQQLIKVRSPDEKFKLERVIWPKSVFSNFCRGIGVRENTYDRLLKQNNGELPVFVNPANAKPLPLFKVTDETAIGEFDGIGIFPYFVDAHKTFFVTEIDKLKAKIASPLCNSNERKRNEKANTGRLLENEKGKPFYLDAKNVTSRVADGNITTLKHLLERSVSHKTLWSKQSTKDRTCPGDVLRSTVLSNDFSIRQLRNEFCKNFILYNIYTILQRNKKNTRDLTPETNITNFHFDWKVWDSYIWKQFQETESMEIPVDQVSLVNYRVKYDLFLEDLQTYSTLVIAEMKWNQSSIFQNDEAFLSRFEHIALVLQTILTKSRIIKTFQPNLYKFMQDDLQSTFFESVSFTDSINATIEPTFANEQSLQSANALKKFANQLLYFEQKIYAEKFHVSRPIQLRPLTLSDNYKIVILDKQNAMPEIFETLLKFMTQIKTYFVKDLAEVELHGHMHCIDKKMLDKSTFMYLYELKYNETLKTTPLPQEKIVDNIIDLLSNDTES is encoded by the coding sequence ATGGTGAATTGGCAAACGTTGTTCATGGTCTCGCTGAGGAGGCAGGGCAGTTCCTCTCGTTACAAGTACAAGTTTAATATGGAAGATATTACACATCGGGTGTTCCCTCGTTGTAAACAGGCCTTTAAGAAGACGAATCTAAAGTATGAATATTGCGATATTGGCGGGTCACTGTATAACATTTCGCTTATGAGCCTACAGAAACTGCTACTACGAGATATAAATGCGGCCGATGGCAATGCATTTAAGATTGTTAGAACGGATTTGGTCGAGAAAAAGTCCAATAATAGAATTCAACATTGGGAGCAAATTGCACCTATGTTCGATCATCCGCTAAGTCTTtatgaaatttcattaaGCGAGATGAATAAGGAAGAGTTTAGGCCATCGTTTGAGTGGCAACAATTAATAAAGGTACGATCCCCGGATGAAAAGTTTAAGTTGGAACGTGTGATCTGGCCCAAATCTGTATTTTCTAACTTCTGTAGAGGAATAGGCGTCAGGGAAAACACTTATGATAGACTcttgaaacaaaataatgGAGAGCTGCCTGTGTTTGTTAACCCTGCTAATGCAAAACCTCTACCTCTTTTCAAGGTTACTGATGAAACAGCAATTGGTGAATTCGATGGTATTGGTATTTTCCCCTACTTTGTAGATGCACACAAGACGTTTTTCGTTACCGAGATAGATAAACTGAAAGCAAAGATAGCATCACCGCTCTGTAACTCCAATGAACGAAAACGGAATGAGAAGGCTAACACGGGTCGTCTActagaaaatgaaaagggCAAACCGTTTTATCTGGACGCAAAGAATGTCACAAGTCGGGTGGCAGATGGCAACATCACCACTTTGAAACATCTCCTGGAAAGGTCCGTTAGTCACAAAACCCTGTGGAGCAAGCAATCAACCAAGGACAGAACATGTCCCGGAGATGTTTTGAGATCGACAGTGTTATCGAACGATTTTTCTATTCGGCAACTGAGAAATGAGTTCtgtaaaaatttcattctcTACAATATATATACCATTTTACAAcgcaataaaaaaaatacccGTGACCTCACTCCTGAGACTAATATAACGAACTTCCATTTTGATTGGAAGGTTTGGGATTCGTACATATGGAAGCAGTTTCAAGAGACCGAGTCCATGGAAATACCCGTGGATCAAGTATCCCTGGTCAACTATAGGGTAAAGTACGATCTGTTTCTCGAGGATCTACAAACCTATTCCACATTGGTGATTGCGGAGATGAAATGGAACCAATCTTCCATTTTCCAGAATGATGAAGCCTTCCTATCAAGGTTTGAACATATTGCATTAGTTTTGCAAACAATCCTGACAAAATCtcgaataataaaaactttcCAACCAAACTTGTACAAGTTTATGCAAGATGACTTGCAATCAACGTTTTTTGAATCAGTAAGTTTCACCGACTCAATAAATGCGACGATCGAGCCCACTTTTGCTAACGAGCAGTCGTTGCAATCGGCCAATGCGTTAAAAAAGTTCGCTAACCAGCTATtatattttgaacaaaaaatatacGCCGAGAAATTCCATGTCAGTAGACCCATCCAGCTTCGTCCGTTAACGTTATCAGATAACTACAAGATTGTAATCCTGGATAAACAAAATGCCATGCCCGAAATATTTGAGACGTTACTGAAATTCATGACCCAAATAAAAACATATTTTGTGAAAGATTTAGCGGAGGTGGAGCTCCATGGTCATATGCATTgcattgataaaaaaatgctagACAAGTCAACGTTCATGTATTTGTACGAATTGAAATACAATGAAACTCTCAAAACGACCCCTCTCCCACAGGAGAAAATCGTAGATAATATCATTGACTTATTATCAAATGATACAGAAAGTTGA
- the MUP3 gene encoding Mup3p (similar to Saccharomyces cerevisiae MUP3 (YHL036W); ancestral locus Anc_4.5) — protein sequence MEPLLFDSGKTNPSQDVFIDVEVGEITTKYGSTNSGSFSSMDTVEAQEIKTRTARFMEVPQGRHLGVFSTVVLFVSRIMGSGIFAVPSVILLNTGGNKLIYFAIWIFSAMIAFAGLYLFLEFGSWIPKSGGRKNFLEHSFEKPKLLISVVFSCYSILTGYALTGSIVFGKYVLSAFGVTDDSWSKYVSISFIVLAVLIHGVSVKHGVFIQNALGGLKLLMIVLMCFAGLYTLIFYKSTDQVAWELPITQVEKDSLLSVSSVATAFISAFFCFSGWDTVHTVTSEIKNPVKTLRVSGPLSLIICFVCYTMMNIAYLKVLTYEEIVNAGPLVGSVLFTKLFGPQIGGKFIAFSIAISAASNILVVIYGISRVNQEIFKEGYLPFSTHMSKNWPFDAPLPAISLCGFITIAWILVLPKEGESFNYLVSMDGYGNQFFLLLVAIGLFIWRFKHKHEAPEIRAPTFGVLAIITLSLYMLVAPFLADASLNRVGFLPPYQIMSLLVILACFFFWLAKFVILPKIFHYKLLPKITYLQDGLIITEWVRKSYSN from the coding sequence atggaACCATTGCTGTTTGATAGTGGGAAGACAAATCCCTCCCAAGATGTTTTTATAGATGTAGAAGTTGGCGAGATTACCACAAAATATGGTTCTACGAATTCCGGATCGTTCAGTTCGATGGACACAGTGGAAGCGCAGGAGATAAAGACACGCACAGCGAGGTTTATGGAAGTGCCGCAGGGTAGACATTTGGGTGTATTTTCTACTGTTGTCTTGTTTGTTTCCAGAATAATGGGATCTGGTATATTTGCAGTACCCAGTGTAATCCTACTGAATACAGGTGGTAATAAGCTGATATACTTTGCGATTTGGATTTTCAGCGCTATGATTGCATTTGCAGGGTTATATCTCTTTCTGGAGTTTGGTTCATGGATACCGAAATCTGGAGGGCGTAAAAACTTTCTCGAGCACAGTTTCGAAAAGCCCAAACTGTTGATTAGTGTGGTGTTTTCCTGTTATAGCATTTTGACTGGATACGCCCTAACAGGTTCTATTGTATTTGGTAAGTACGTGCTGAGCGCATTTGGGGTTACGGATGACTCCTGGTCCAAGTACGTCAGCATATCCTTTATTGTCCTAGCGGTCCTTATTCACGGTGTCTCTGTAAAACATGGAGTCTTCATACAAAATGCTCTTGGCGGTCTGAAGTTGCTCATGATTGTCCTGATGTGCTTCGCTGGACTATACACTTTAATATTCTATAAGAGTACCGATCAGGTCGCCTGGGAACTACCGATAACTCAAGTTGAGAAGGACTCTCTACTGTCCGTATCTTCCGTGGCCACTGCTTTTATCAGcgcatttttttgtttctctgGCTGGGATACAGTCCATACAGTGACATCAGAAATCAAGAATCCGGTCAAGACGTTGAGAGTGTCAGGTCCATTATCATTGATAATTTGCTTTGTCTGTTACACGATGATGAACATTGCATACTTGAAAGTTTTGACATATGAGGAAATTGTTAACGCAGGTCCCCTTGTCGGTTCAGTGTTGTTCACGAAGCTTTTCGGACCGCAAATTGGTGGCAAATTCATTGCTTTTTCCATTGCCATCTCGGCAGCTTCCAATATTCTCGTCGTTATTTATGGCATATCAAGGGTTAAtcaagaaatcttcaaaGAGGGTTATCTACCGTTCAGTACACATATGTCCAAAAATTGGCCCTTCGATGCACCTTTACCAGCCATTTCTTTATGTGGCTTTATAACCATTGCCTGGATATTAGTATTGCCCAAGGAGGGCGAATCCTTCAACTATCTAGTTTCGATGGATGGTTACGGTAATCAGTTTTTCCTACTTTTGGTTGCTATTGGGTTATTTATTTGGAGGTTCAAACATAAACACGAAGCGCCCGAGATTCGTGCGCCTACTTTTGGCGTTTTAGCGATTATTACGTTATCGTTATACATGCTGGTGGCCCCATTCCTGGCAGATGCCAGCCTGAACAGAGTTGGATTCTTACCACCTTATCAAATCATGTCATTATTAGTGATACTTGCatgcttctttttctggCTAGCAAAGTTTGTAATACTACCGAAGATTTTCCATTATAAACTTCTACCCAAGATTACGTACTTGCAAGATGGCCTCATTATCACGGAATGGGTCCGTAAATCATACTCAAATTAA